One Actinosynnema pretiosum DNA segment encodes these proteins:
- a CDS encoding ATP-binding protein — MTGEAGDFARNEFGGSADDVVQAGAVNGGVHFHGARPRAAWPPPRQLPADVRGYVNRNEELQRLNGFLNDHLGSDVSGVGLCVVTGTAGVGKTSLAVHWAHRVSAAFPDGQLYVNLRGYDPGPPVTPAHALDHFLRSLRDPGEPVPADLEGRAAAYRSMLAGRRVLVLLDNASDVAQVRPLLPGTAGCLVVITSRSRLSGLVARDGAHRLVLDVLTESQAVELLHGVTDNYRPPDDPAQLVELAGLCARLPLALRIAGERAGRRPHLPLRRLIEELRDESSLWDALTSDADEDGVRTVFAWSYRALTPDAGRLFRRLGLHTGAEFGAGAAAALVGADVRATRRLLDDLVGAHLVEQIGPDRFQFHDLLRAYATDQARVDETPESARAARRDLLLWYLRAAAAACALISPHTSRAALPQTPEGLGAEPPEFADQVEALRWLEVEHANLVVAVRHADQSGMPDLAWLLHVVLRPFHARSNRFDDWIETGDIALRAVRGLGDRAGEAEVLESLGKAHVQRGWAVEGAVRHRESLAIRRELGDRRGQMVSANALGLALLRDHRLSEALAAFEHARATAIELDDAHWTGLTTTNAAEVRCDLGDFEAGRDLLTEAAEVFRALDDRIWEAESLHGRSRAHRELGDLEAAQRDIRAALAVARDHDHPVAEAFWLIESGRVEVAAGRPERALVEYQRSAAMHRKVGDREREAVALDATGEAYARLGRVEDAERFHRGAVVVLRELGNRWQLAVALVNLAAVVDDPAETLAEAGALAAGFPDPEARALRERAARLAR, encoded by the coding sequence GTGACCGGCGAAGCGGGCGACTTCGCGCGCAACGAGTTCGGCGGCTCCGCCGACGACGTCGTGCAGGCGGGCGCGGTCAACGGGGGCGTGCACTTCCACGGCGCGCGCCCCCGCGCCGCCTGGCCGCCGCCCCGCCAGCTCCCCGCTGACGTGCGCGGCTACGTGAACCGCAACGAGGAGCTCCAGCGCCTCAACGGCTTCCTGAACGACCACCTCGGTTCGGACGTGTCCGGCGTCGGCCTGTGCGTGGTCACCGGCACCGCCGGGGTCGGCAAGACCTCGCTCGCCGTGCACTGGGCGCACCGGGTGTCCGCCGCCTTCCCGGACGGCCAGCTCTACGTCAACCTGCGCGGCTACGACCCCGGCCCGCCAGTCACGCCCGCGCACGCGCTCGACCACTTCCTGCGGTCCCTGCGCGACCCCGGCGAGCCGGTGCCCGCCGACCTGGAGGGCAGGGCCGCCGCCTACCGCTCGATGCTCGCGGGCCGCCGCGTGCTCGTGCTGCTCGACAACGCCTCCGACGTCGCGCAGGTCCGCCCGCTGCTGCCGGGCACGGCGGGCTGCCTGGTCGTGATCACCAGTCGCAGCAGGCTCTCCGGCCTGGTGGCCCGCGACGGCGCGCACCGCCTCGTGCTGGACGTGCTCACCGAGTCGCAGGCCGTGGAGCTGCTGCACGGCGTCACCGACAACTACCGCCCGCCCGACGACCCGGCGCAGCTCGTGGAGCTGGCCGGGCTGTGCGCGCGGCTGCCGCTGGCGCTGCGCATCGCGGGGGAGCGCGCCGGGCGCCGCCCCCACTTGCCGCTGCGCCGGCTCATCGAGGAGCTGCGCGACGAGTCCTCGCTGTGGGACGCCCTCACCTCCGACGCCGACGAGGACGGCGTGCGCACCGTGTTCGCCTGGTCCTACCGGGCGCTCACCCCGGACGCGGGCAGGCTGTTCCGCCGCCTCGGCCTGCACACGGGCGCCGAGTTCGGCGCGGGCGCCGCGGCGGCGCTGGTGGGCGCCGACGTCCGCGCCACCCGCAGGCTGCTGGACGACCTCGTCGGCGCGCACCTGGTCGAGCAGATCGGGCCCGACCGGTTCCAGTTCCACGACCTGCTCCGGGCCTACGCCACCGACCAGGCCCGCGTGGACGAGACCCCGGAGAGCGCCAGGGCCGCGCGGCGCGACCTGCTGCTGTGGTACCTGCGCGCCGCCGCGGCGGCCTGCGCCCTGATCTCCCCGCACACCTCCCGCGCCGCGCTGCCGCAGACCCCGGAGGGGCTGGGCGCCGAGCCGCCCGAGTTCGCCGACCAGGTCGAGGCGCTGCGCTGGCTGGAGGTCGAGCACGCCAACCTGGTCGTCGCCGTCCGGCACGCGGACCAGAGCGGGATGCCCGACCTGGCCTGGCTGCTGCACGTCGTGCTCCGCCCGTTCCACGCCAGGAGCAACCGGTTCGACGACTGGATCGAGACCGGCGACATCGCCCTGCGGGCCGTGCGCGGCCTCGGCGACCGGGCCGGTGAGGCCGAGGTGCTGGAGAGCCTGGGCAAGGCCCACGTGCAGCGCGGGTGGGCCGTCGAGGGGGCCGTGCGGCACCGCGAGTCGCTCGCCATCCGGCGCGAGCTGGGCGACCGGCGGGGCCAGATGGTGTCCGCGAACGCACTCGGGCTGGCCCTGCTGCGCGACCACCGGCTGTCCGAGGCGCTGGCCGCGTTCGAGCACGCCCGCGCCACCGCGATCGAGCTGGACGACGCGCACTGGACCGGCCTGACCACGACCAACGCCGCCGAGGTCCGCTGCGACCTCGGCGACTTCGAGGCAGGTCGGGACCTGCTCACCGAGGCCGCCGAGGTGTTCCGCGCGCTCGACGACCGGATCTGGGAGGCGGAGAGCCTGCACGGGCGCAGCCGCGCGCACCGGGAGCTGGGCGACCTGGAGGCCGCGCAGCGGGACATCCGCGCGGCGCTGGCCGTGGCGCGGGACCACGACCACCCGGTCGCCGAGGCGTTCTGGCTCATCGAGTCCGGGCGGGTGGAGGTGGCGGCCGGGCGGCCGGAGCGGGCGCTGGTGGAGTACCAGCGGTCGGCGGCCATGCACCGGAAGGTCGGGGACCGGGAGCGGGAGGCGGTCGCGCTCGACGCCACGGGGGAGGCGTACGCGCGGCTCGGGCGGGTCGAGGACGCCGAGCGGTTCCACCGGGGCGCGGTGGTGGTGCTGCGGGAGCTGGGGAACCGGTGGCAGCTCGCGGTGGCGCTCGTGAACCTGGCCGCCGTCGTGGACGACCCGGCCGAGACGCTGGCGGAGGCCGGGGCGCTCGCTGCGGGGTTCCCCGACCCGGAGGCCCGCGCGCTGCGGGAGCGGGCGGCGCGGCTGGCCCGGTGA
- a CDS encoding DUF6879 family protein: protein MSACTGVPLTLDEYVDGFERHHGVEGVGELWKIERTQVFQEEGNASCAAFLAGDRARSLALIAERLPQLEQQHRAATAHGMVVGRVRVVEEPLDPYVLWELTSQVQRAALGEQIKVVDAADLAGLEAGGPLPDLVGFDDAVVYFIHYTPDGVPTGATAATDHQVAHWRQVYRSLHDAAEPVADYHARRVAPELPEAP from the coding sequence GTGAGCGCCTGCACCGGGGTCCCGCTCACGCTCGACGAGTACGTCGACGGCTTCGAGCGCCACCACGGCGTGGAGGGCGTCGGCGAGCTGTGGAAGATCGAGCGCACCCAGGTCTTCCAGGAGGAGGGCAACGCCAGTTGCGCCGCCTTCCTCGCCGGTGACCGCGCCCGCTCGCTCGCCCTGATCGCCGAGCGCCTGCCCCAGCTGGAGCAGCAGCACCGGGCCGCCACCGCCCACGGCATGGTCGTGGGCCGGGTCAGGGTGGTCGAGGAGCCGCTCGACCCGTACGTCCTGTGGGAGCTGACCTCGCAGGTCCAGCGCGCCGCCCTCGGCGAGCAGATCAAGGTGGTCGACGCCGCCGACCTCGCGGGGCTGGAGGCGGGCGGACCGCTGCCCGACCTGGTCGGCTTCGACGACGCGGTCGTCTACTTCATCCACTACACCCCGGACGGCGTCCCCACCGGGGCCACCGCCGCCACCGACCACCAGGTCGCCCACTGGCGGCAGGTCTACCGGTCGCTGCACGACGCCGCCGAGCCGGTCGCCGACTACCACGCCCGCCGCGTCGCGCCGGAACTCCCCGAGGCGCCGTGA